In Lentimicrobiaceae bacterium, one genomic interval encodes:
- a CDS encoding 50S ribosomal protein L18 encodes MGIKVNKEYRRNKIKLRVRKKISGTNQRPRMSVFRSNKDIYVQLIDDRTGTTLLSASSRHEDIDAQKITKTEKAKLVGKLIAEKAKEAGIDTVVFDRNG; translated from the coding sequence ATGGGAATTAAAGTAAATAAAGAATATAGACGCAACAAGATTAAACTACGCGTACGTAAAAAAATATCAGGTACTAACCAACGTCCCAGAATGTCGGTTTTTAGAAGTAACAAAGATATTTACGTTCAGCTTATCGACGATAGAACCGGTACAACATTATTATCAGCATCGTCGCGTCATGAAGATATAGATGCTCAAAAAATTACAAAAACCGAAAAAGCAAAGCTTGTAGGTAAATTAATAGCCGAAAAAGCAAAAGAGGCAGGAATAGATACTGTAGTTTTTGACCGTAACGGAT